From the Chiloscyllium punctatum isolate Juve2018m chromosome 42, sChiPun1.3, whole genome shotgun sequence genome, the window GCCCCTGAGCCCCGGCTTCAGCTCCTGGAAATCGGCCGCCCTTCCGAAGAATTTGGGGGTAGCCCCGAGCGGCAGCAGTGCTTTCAGCCCTTCCTTGAACGCCAGCTCCAACTTCTCCGCCAGCAATAAGTATGCCTTGCTCAACAGCCCGGGTTTGAAGTCACAGGATTGCGTCCAGTACAAACCCCACGTTCACTCGACGGTCGAATACTTTGCAAACTCCGTGCACCCCCGGGTCGACATGGCTCACTATCACGATTCTTGGTTCCGACCCCCTCCCCAGGGCGGAGCAGCCGAGGACGGGGGTCTCTCGGCCACCTGGTGGGATCTACACGCCGGCTCCAACTGGATGGACCTTCAGAGCAGTCAGCCGACGCTTCCAAACTCCCCCCACCCAGGCTCCCTGCAGCCCCCTTTAGGGGGCTACGGGGCTGACCATCAAATCTGCGGCCCCCCGACCCACCTGCTCCAGTCGGGCCCGGTCATGATCAACCAGGACGGCTACAAGCAGACGGAGCCCATCCAGGAGCCGCTGCTGCTGAACCAGAgcttggaaggtgctgggagAGCGAAGAGTTCCAGGCGTTCGCTGTCCCGGAGCTCGGCGCAGGGGAACTGCCGCTGCCCGAACTGCTTGGAGGCGGAGAGACTGGGCTCCGCCACGGACGGGAGCAGCAAGAAGAAGGTGCTCCATAACTGCCACATCCCGGGCTGCGGAAAAGCCTACGTGAAAACCTCACACCTGAAGGCGCACCTGCGCTGGCACAGCGGCGACCGGCCGTTCGTCTGCAACTGGCTGTTCTGCGGCAAACGCTTCACCCGCTCGGACGAGCTGCAGAGGCACCTGCAGACCCACACGGGCTCCAAGAGGTTCTTCTGCCCCATCTGCAACCGGGTCTTCATGAGGACCGACCACCTCACCAAGCACTTGAAAACGCACGGGGAGAGCGGGCAGCTCCCCCCGGGCAAGGAGAGCGCCGGGGAGGCCAGCAAGTGCACCTCGCTGCCGGCTCAGTCCCAGTCTCCAGGGGACAGCCAGAGGGACTGTCAGGCCAAGGGAATCGGCGATGGGATCCCGGCAACTGATCGACAGCAAAATTAAAGACTTGTGGAAAAGAAAATTTCGTGTGAATTAGTTGCACTTGTGAACTGCTGTATCTAGTACCAGAGTGAGGTTTGGAAGGAAATCTAAAAAGGTTCCACTGATCCCCATGCTCTTACATTTGAAAAGGGACTTTCTGTTTTGAAAAGAGGCGGAGAAGATCAATTTTCTGCTCCTCGGGGGAAAAGAAACTTACAGGATAACTGGGCCCAGCCTCGGTCCCGAAACATCTTCCTCCCTTCACAAAGCTGTGCAGtcatctctgtctcacccactcgctGAATGTCTCTCCTCGTTCTCTTCATTACAACTTCACTGATCTCCCCAACCACAGGGAACCGTCCTTTCTTATTCACTCCATCGAGACAATTTGTCATTTTCATTGTATACTTGATAATTTCCTTTCATATTAAAAAAAacctggaggctggtacaattgcaacattttaaaggcatttggatgggtatatgaataggaagggtttggagggatatgggccgggtgctggcaggtgggactagaatcggttgggctatctggtcggcatggacggttggaccgaagggtctgtttccctgctgtacatctctatgactctactctcTTTTGCTCAAGTGGAAATAGTCACGATATTTCATTTCTGCCATCATAGCTGTAGCTCCCCAGCCCTGGGatcctcctgcactctccccatgaCTTCACCAACCCACTTGGACATGTTGTTCGTTTCTGTTTTAATTACAAGGCAAATGTCCCTTTAATATCCTTCTGTCTGTTTCATCTCCCTTTCCACTGATGTTCATTTAAGCCAGCAATTTGTTCAGAGATGTTCTTATTTGAACAactgagagaataagaggtcataACTACAGCAGTTATTGCATAGAGGGTCCCTTTCTACAGGCCAGTCATTTCTGAAAACAAACTGCACCGTCCATGGGTGTAGGCTACATGGCAGGAGATGTGATATCTATCTCAGCAAGAGTTTTgtggtttaaaaaaaatacattgttCTTATTTAGAATTAAAATTAACTTCCTGCACTTCAAAAAGAAATTTGCTGTGTAGTGTTTAGAGATATTTTGATGTGGATAATATACAACGTAAAGTACAAGTTGTGTTACCAAATTGTTTCAAAAAGGGAAGAGTAAACATTCTAGGGAGCTTTGTTCCATAAACTCAGCCCACATAAAACACTTTTCAACAGAAAGAAATGTTCACATTACAATCGTTCCAACATTGCAAAGTTTATTTGTTTCAGTCACATATTTGTTAAAAAAGTAAAACTTAATGGCATAATATTAAATAGAATCTCAAGCATCTTGAAGACTTACCAAGTTGTGGTTCTTACAATGTTAGACAAAgagtgttttgtttttgttttatttaaaagtATAGTTTAATTACTAATCATCCAGTTTGTGCCTGGGTGGCGATAAATAATGCGCTAGTGATTTTAGCAATGACATGGGGCTACATTAGGATGAAAGCTGCCAATACCAGATGCACTTCAGTATCTCGCCCTAGTCTGTGTAGCATTTTTTTTATAACCAGCATCCTGCATGTGTAATGTGTAATGGTTGGGAAGTCATGTGTTTGTTGCCTTTCAACATGGCATGGCACAGAGCACAGGTGATTATGAAACAAAACGACCATCACAAGTCTTAgacaaacttttttaaaaaatcattactGCTGTTAGATATGGTAGTGTTTAATTTTGTCATTTATTTTCCACAAAACTTTTACATTCAATTTCAGCTGTTGTCTAGTTTTCTGTTTTATTCTATGGGCATTAATGTAATTTTAATAGATTGCTTCCTATATTTCACACAGGGAGCAACAAAAAACATTTTACACCCTTCATAAAGTATGAGTTCATGCACCTGGGTACATTCAGTCAGATCCAAATGTCATTAGATTGCTTGGATTGGCACTGAAATATTTAATAAATTGTATATTTGCAGTAAAAATAATGAAATGTAAATGCATAGAATAAATAGGATCTCACATTGACTATAGCCACTCTTTGAATTATTTGACTTATAGAAGGCATCTCATTATTTACTTGTGATATTGATTGTTGAAGCTATTGGTCTTTACCAAGGATGAGATAATCTAATAGTGCACTGTTACTGGTGCAATATCATATTATTAACGAACGAAATCCTAAGGTAGAGCTGAATTGCATCCATTGACAACACAGACTTCCCTGCAATAGCCATGGTTCTCATAGCTGTTTCTCTGTTTCTGATAGCAGAACTCTAGAAAGCTCACTTGCAGGTGGCACTACCCTCATTAGTCTTGTCCCAGTTCCCCATATTTAGTTCCAGCTCACCGAGCTCTTGATGACTCTGTCTCTCTTAACTACTGGCACATACTCCTAATGGCCCAGCCCCGTGTTCAGCATAATATCAGGATATTGTTCATTCTAAAGTGACCTTTAAAAGTTGCTGTTGAGTttcttcctgaaccactgcagcaCATTGTAAAGATGTTCCCAAATTGTTgtttgagatttctttctgtcccaACTATCATTGCTTATCTTTACATGAAAGAAGAATAAAACTCACAAAACCAGAAGTAGAAGATATGCATGGCATTATGGAAATGCACGTTATGAATGGCTTTACATCCATATGTATCTATCATGGGAAATATAggtcaacatttcaaatattgttGGGGTGAGTTATTCCTTTTAACCCTTTGTTGGAGTGAAGACCAATACCTGAAGCATGGGCTGCTCTTTGTAGATATTCTGGTCCAGCAATTTTCATTAGCATTATAATGCATATCATATCTTGCAAGCCATGATTAAGGAGTTGTAATAAATGTCATTGGGAATTGATCACAGTAAGATGTGTGAGAGTACAAAAAAAAGTTCAACCAACATTTAACTTCAAAGAAGGTACCACATGCAAACATGATGTTTGGCTCAAATGATCCATGCTGATGTTTATGCTCCCCTACTCATCTTCATCTACTCTTATTGACCTAACATTCCATGTTTTCTCCCATTTGTATTTGTCTAGTTACCCCTAACAAATTAACTGATTAATGTAGTGTCAGGAAACTTGATCTCCTGATATTGATTCAAGTAACATTGTAATATAATTATTCACAAAAGCAGGCCAGATACTGATCATGAACAAAGTGGTGTTCCTGGGGGGAGGCTGTTAAAATGTTTCTCAATCAGAACCATGGCTATGTTCAAGCATAATTTTAGAGTAGTTGTGTTGTATGAAAATTCCAAACAGGATCCAAATTGTTCCAACAAATCCCTGTACACAGAGTGTGATTATCTAGAACCGTAATGTGTATTTCAGGTATTGAAGCAGATGTTAAAATAACATATCCTCCATCCACTTAAAATGATCTGTATATTCTTAGAGAAACTAAGAATCTACGCTGTGAATTACATACACTATATGAAATTAATGCTGTTTCTTTTATTTAATTTGCATTGTCTTTATAGTTGACAAAAATAAAAAAATTGTTTTCAAATGTTTCACAATGCTTTTGACATGGTTTTTCATATTTACAATAGTAAAAGCAAAAAAGGGACTCCAACTGATTATAAGATTGTTAACTTACTTCTAAGAATACAGAAAATTTTGTATCAAATTATGGCAACACCTTTGggggaaacagagttaacctgTCACCCATCTGACCCTTCATCAGGGCTGGAGAAAGGTAGAGATGTACATAATATTTGTGCAAGAGTGGATTGGACAAGGACAAAAGGAAGGTCTAAGATAAAATGATTGTTAGGAATGATTGCATGAAATTAGGATTAGTGTTGCAGAAGCAAAGGGCACGGTGATGGGATAATATCAAGATTCAATAATGGATTTGGTGGGATATAACAGAAAACTCCACGGATTAAGTGATCCAAATTAACACACTTAAAACTGGTTTTACGTATATAAAGCAGTGATAAATATACTGTATTAAGCTGTAAATATATACACCAAGCAGTAAATATATGTTGAGTGATTTATATATAAAGCAGTAAAAATATCTGTAAAGCAATATACAAAACAGTAAATGTACATTTACAAAAGGTCTCTCGCCCTTCCATCTGTCAAGGACCCTGTTTTATGACAGCCAGAATGGAGAACTTGGGTTTCCTGGCACCTTCATGATCCTTGTCCAAAGGTAAAGTCTGACAGCAAATAACACAAGAGTTAAGTTGGCAACAAGTCTCACTGCCTTCTTACAATCACAAACCCTGCCTGAGATGAAGTTCAATGGATAAGGCTAGGCTCCAGACATTAGTAGTATTCTGAATTTAAGATTACATGCTGTACCATCATTTTGTGTACTTTCCATACTTTGCAATACACAAAAACATCTCCAGGCGGTTCTGTGTGACAGCCCAACATGATAGTTCTCACAGACAGTTCAGTGTCAAGCGGTCACCTCTCGGTCAAATCAGGCTATTTTTGCATTCAGCCTGTTTTCTCGATACTTTACCACTTTATCAATTGCTTGTTGTCATGTTCAATTAGCCCTTAATGATTAACCCTTAATGTTCTGGTTTGATGACATTGTTTTTAATTCTACCACGacaggcaaaaaaaaaagaaacagagaAACAAAAGGTGTGTCTCCTGCAAGGGTGCTGCTGTTTAAAGAGAACAATGCCAAAACAGGTGAAGGAAACAAACTGGAGTGGAGATGGTGGTCTGAAACTGTTGAATCCAATGTTGAGTCTGGACAGCTGTAAGCATCtaattgaaagatgaggtgctgtttctcatgcattttaaaatttattttggaACCAGAAATGGTTACTAGGGAAGGACATGTGGCTGTAAAAGTGAGCAATTTTTAATATAGTTTGGAGCTTTTTAAATGGTAAATTGACTGCTCAGCACAAACTTGAGCTGAACAGGTTAGAGTGTGCCAACATTAATTCCTTTCTGACTTGCGAGTCAGCGATTCTGGTTGGATGTATTCCAGAAGGTTTTATCACATGATCTCCTGTTTccaacttttccagcaatatattCCAGATCACAGCTCACTATGTCCTCATTTCACCCCTGATTTCTTTAGCAATCACCTGAAGTGGAACTCAACACCCATGAGGGTTTTGAAGACAAAGACAATGAAGGAACTGGGCTGGGCTCTTGAGAAAAATAAACTTGGGGATTTTCAGAGTTCGAATGGGACAGagtagagtgggacagagtggattGCTCTATAGAGTTGGCTCAATGGTCCAAACAAACTTTTTTTGGTTTCATTGACCTTATGTCCCTGGTTGGTGACCTTTTTGCAACCAGAAAGTGGTTTCTCCTAATTACTGTAATAAGAGCATTCAAGATTTTGAAAaccacaatcaaatctcctcttagccttctttggTCCAAAGAGAACCATTGTAACTTCTCTAGCCTCTCTACATAATTGAATTTTTTCAATCTTGGCAACATTCTAGCACCAAAAAGTTCCAAGTTTAACCTCTGACCTGTGGCAATTTAACATAATCTAAACTGAAATGATCTGGGACAATACATTTGGCCGCAATATTCAGGAAGGGGATTACTGCTCTTGATGTATGAGGTTAATACCTACTCCATCCATATGTAAGCTTGGATTCAATACCATTTCTGACTGATTGGATGAAAGTTTTTCTCTCATTGTTGGTttaagtgtcatagagtcatagagatgtacagcacggaaacagacccttcggtccaactcatccatgccgaccagatatcccaacccaatctagacccacctggcAGTGCCTAGCCCATAtatctccaaatccttcctattcatataccatccagatgccttttaaatgttgcaatcatactagcctccaccacttcctcttgcaactCATTGcagacatgtaccaccctctgcatgaaaaagttgccccttaggtctcttttatatctttcccctctcaccctaaacctttgccctctcattctgaactcccccaccccagggaaaagactttatctatttagcctatccatgcccctcatgattttataaacctctataaggtcaaacttcagcctccgacgctcagagaaaacaaccttagcctattcaacctctccccctTAAAGTAAAATGATTTGTTTCATTTGAACTTTGTTCTGAGTGGCAGGTCATAGCACAAAAATCTAACCAAAAATTCATCAATGTTTCTCACAAACCCGCAATGTTCAAAAGGTTCATGCATAGTCGGGAGCAACCTTGTGGTTTGGAATGAAGTTGGACAGAGGGATTTATTGTGCCAATAGTACAAAGGTACCTGACAGGACAGTGTTTAATGCTGGTAGTGGGTTAGAAAAATGTTCCATTGCCCTGTATGAACATCCCTCACTCCAGCTGGGATTGGTGAACAGGATTTATTATAGATTATGAGGAGAAGACAGGTGACTGGCTCTAGGTGCATTGCTCATTTGAGAATCCATACAGATgtgaaaggccaaatggcctccttctgtgctgtaacaatttTCTAATTCTGTGATTCATCATAAGTTTGCTGCAACAAAGTCTTCTAATGTCCAATGAAACATAGATCTAAAGAGGATTGTGCCTTTCAAGTGACTCTAAGCAATGCTAACATCAGCCGTAGCTCACTTGGTTGCTGTCTCATCTCTGAAGTAACAATTCACATGCTCAGGTTCCACTCTTGGGACACATTAGTACAGCACTGAGTACAAACTATCAAACAAACTATTTAACCGATATCTGGTCTGACCTCTCAGGTGGATGTGAAAATTCACATGgcatggaaatgggtctgggtgggttactcttcggaggttcggtgtggacttgttgggctgaagcgcctgtttccacaatgtagggaatctaacctaatcattATTTCAAAGAGAAGCATAGGAATTACTTCTGGTGTCCTTGCCATTATTCATCTTCAATTCAGTATCACAAAAACAAATTGTTTTGTTATTATCGCACAACttcttgtgggatcttgctgtgtgcaacaTAGCTGCATTTTCTACACAACAAGACTGTGTATATATTACAGAATTATTTATATGTCTGAGAAGAATGTTAGACAATCCTATGATTATAAAAAGGCAACATATTAATGCAAGTGTTTTGTTTAACTTTAACTAAAATATAATTAAATTGAAAACAAGCCTTGAAGATCCTGTTTATGTAGAGACTTTGCTCTTTATAATACTTATGGATTAAATAATGCTGTGTAACATTGCTAAAAGTTTGTTAAAACTTCATTGTTTTATCCAACAAAGGATTTACCCATTTCTTTTCACACAGGAATTTCATATAAATGCAATAACTCACACACTGTCATTTCAACGCTTTAATCTTTTAGACAATCTATTCAttgtaaattcctctttcttaATTTGCCTTGAGTCTGATTTTGGGCTGGTCAGTAGGTTTTATTCAAAAATCTCAGACATAAATGAAACAGCAAGCAAAAGAAATCAAAGCATGTTTGCTACTTCTATTAGGTTTCATTCACTGGTGGCATCATTTGTTGAGGTTAGGGTTTCAAAGCAAACATTAGCGTTTAAGCCATAAATTGTCAATTCTACATCTCATTTGATTCTGACTTTGCAAACTGTGACAGCTCTTCCCAATTATATTAAAACACTCTCCGTCAGTAAGTAGCTCAGTGATTCAGTGAGTTTGATCTACTCTGTTTCCTGCTCCTTCACAAACAAAGGAAATCCCTATAACATCTTCTTTGAATAAACTTAAGCTCATCAAAACACTGCTGGCTCTATTCTATATCACATCAAACCGCATTCATCTCCCATCCCTGCTAGCTTTGATACTTAAATTTCCATGCTACTGTTCAATGATCTTACCCTTCCACTTACCTCAGTTGCCTCCTCCAACTCCACAACCCTAAATAGCTCCACAGCCTTCACTACAGCTTTGATGGCTATGCCTAGACTGTGAACTTTGGAGTACCCTTCCTAAAACATTTcacctctctgcctgtctctcttctTTCTAGATCCTTCTTAAACGTACCTCTTTGGCCAAATGTTTGATCACCTTTGCTAATGTGTTCCCCATGGTTGCATTTTTATTTTTTTGTTTGATCAGGTCTCTGTGAAATGCTTTGGGAAGTTACACtaaactatataaatgcaaactgTTGGTCTTCGATTGGCTCCTCTTTGTCCAGTCTGAGATCAGGAGTCTGGGGATTCACAGGCACCAACTCATGACCTATACTCTTCCCTCAGAGTTTTATTCCATTTTCATATTTTCAATTTAGCATATCCCAGTTGGTTTTGTTTGTGAATTCTACCAG encodes:
- the LOC140465726 gene encoding transcription factor Sp8-like; translated protein: MQAATWSSLGEQHASPLSPGFSSWKSAALPKNLGVAPSGSSAFSPSLNASSNFSASNKYALLNSPGLKSQDCVQYKPHVHSTVEYFANSVHPRVDMAHYHDSWFRPPPQGGAAEDGGLSATWWDLHAGSNWMDLQSSQPTLPNSPHPGSLQPPLGGYGADHQICGPPTHLLQSGPVMINQDGYKQTEPIQEPLLLNQSLEGAGRAKSSRRSLSRSSAQGNCRCPNCLEAERLGSATDGSSKKKVLHNCHIPGCGKAYVKTSHLKAHLRWHSGDRPFVCNWLFCGKRFTRSDELQRHLQTHTGSKRFFCPICNRVFMRTDHLTKHLKTHGESGQLPPGKESAGEASKCTSLPAQSQSPGDSQRDCQAKGIGDGIPATDRQQN